In Hirundo rustica isolate bHirRus1 chromosome 2, bHirRus1.pri.v3, whole genome shotgun sequence, one genomic interval encodes:
- the PDCL3 gene encoding phosducin-like protein 3 codes for MQDPNTDTEWNDILRKKGILPPKENLEEQERAKEEEQFAILQKSLVKTYEDMTLEELEENEDEFNEEDERAIEMYRQQRLAEMKAAQMKNKFGEVLEISGKDYVQEVTKAGNGIWVVLHLYKQGIPLCALINQHMSGLAKKFRDVKFIKAISTTCIPNYPDKNLPTIFVYLEGDIKAQFIGPLVFGGMNLTRDELEWKISESGAIKTDLEENPRKQIQDQLMSSIRACVPARGESDSEDD; via the exons ATGCAG GATCCAAATACAGACACGGAATGGAACGACATTCTGCGCAAGAAAGGTATCCTTCCTCCAAAGGAGAACCTGGAGGAACAGGAACGGGCAAAGGAAGAGGAGCAGTTTGCCATCCTTCAGAAATCTCTGG TGAAGACTTACGAGGACATGACTCTGGAAGAGCTAGAAGAGAATGAAGATGAATTTAATGAGGAAGATGAGAGAGCTATTGAAATGTACAG GCAGCAAAGGTTAGCAGAAATGAAGGCAGCTCAAATGAAGAATAAATTCGGGGAAGTTTTGGAGATTTCAGGAAAAGATTACGTTCAAGAGGTTACAAAAGCTGGAAATGGTATATGGGTAGTCTTACACCTCTACAAACAAGG AATTCCACTATGTGCCTTAATAAATCAACATATGAGCGGGCTTGCAAAGAAGTTCAGAGATGTGAAATTCATCAAAGCGATCTCTACCACCTGCATTCCCAACTACCCCGATAAGAACCTGCCCACGATATTTGTGTACCTGGAGGGAGACATCAAAGCTCAGTTCATTGGGCCTTTGGTGTTCGGTGGCATGAACCTGACAAGGGACG AATTGGAGTGGAAGATTTCTGAGTCGGGTGCTATCAAGACAGACCTTGAAGAGAACCCCAGGAAGCAGATCCAGGACCAGCTCATGTCCTCAATCAGGGCTTGTGTCCCAGCCAGAGGGGAGAGTGACTCAGAGGATGACTAA